A single window of Finegoldia magna ATCC 29328 DNA harbors:
- a CDS encoding CPBP family intramembrane glutamic endopeptidase, with the protein MLDNKFKLDNRFKAYLIFSSVITLFWSIMGFGEFGLILWLHFVAISFYVCCNKKLLVKIGKIDPIDIFYLFLTFFSGQILGMFLNITIGDPKYDQLQEMMANNLTFVLIVTFITAPLAEEVIFRGIIYSTLKKTLPVSLSRCLQAILFSLFHGTLTHLCPTFIFALYQAYIFDKYKDLKASIISHICFNICSFLIPCLMRIPLNNVSVIASSVAFVIFSLYLLFNKYNNLEFFDDLSILESLR; encoded by the coding sequence ATGTTAGATAATAAATTCAAGTTAGATAATAGGTTTAAAGCTTATTTGATATTTTCAAGTGTTATAACCTTATTTTGGTCTATAATGGGCTTTGGAGAGTTTGGCTTAATTTTATGGTTGCATTTTGTGGCTATAAGTTTTTATGTATGTTGTAACAAAAAGCTATTAGTTAAAATTGGTAAAATCGATCCTATTGATATATTTTATCTCTTTTTAACATTTTTTAGTGGTCAAATTTTAGGAATGTTTTTAAATATTACTATAGGAGACCCTAAGTATGATCAACTGCAAGAAATGATGGCTAATAACTTGACGTTCGTTTTAATCGTAACGTTCATTACAGCCCCGTTAGCCGAGGAAGTTATCTTTAGAGGTATAATTTATTCAACACTAAAGAAAACTCTCCCTGTGAGCCTCTCAAGATGTTTACAGGCGATTTTATTTTCACTTTTTCATGGAACGTTGACTCATCTTTGTCCGACATTTATCTTTGCGTTATATCAAGCATATATTTTTGATAAGTATAAGGATTTAAAAGCTAGCATAATATCTCATATTTGCTTTAATATTTGTAGTTTTTTAATACCATGTTTGATGCGTATTCCACTCAACAACGTGTCAGTGATAGCATCAAGTGTTGCTTTTGTGATATTTAGTTTATATCTTCTTTTCAATAAATATAATAATTTGGAATTTTTTGATGATTTAAGTATATTAGAGAGTTTAAGATAA
- a CDS encoding cell wall-binding repeat-containing protein, with the protein MNKKILKSVLALTLTASMLSPLNVLADKEHRIAGQSRFDTAIELAKLTKSDTAVVMNYQKFPDAITATKVANANSPIYFTAKDRMDSKTLYTILNNHKKVVIVGGKNAVSKTVENQLLSLNVERVEGNDRYETNAKGLTNTEKLIIVSGEQFADALVTSSISKKLCSDVALTQKDNVPNGLKNYLKNNKNLKEIFIVGGKASVSPKVEKELKAYTKANINRISGYDRYETSERLADIIKNSKYTIVNGEQFADNLLASPFSQRENRSIILTKRAKHSKYVMNVFENKDYVVVGGKTQVEIPTFAKPEENKPSDGDTTKPSEQKPEEKPVDPKPEDKPADKPEDKKPEEKPTEPEKPSEKPEEKPVEDKLLDVDSPELSAKEKELIKLVNDYREQHGKKRLKVSKSLMKVARTHVNDLNMNFDMANPPVDSRGIKGNMHSWSDKGNWTPVVYTKDHKHDKLTKIKPKEIAGYDQTGYEVAVNGFLITPQRALEKWKNSPGHNDTILSQNGWDPTPEEIDRSFTPLSNMGVAINGDYACIWFTRDDYGIVDPMGYFEFN; encoded by the coding sequence ATGAACAAGAAAATTTTGAAATCAGTTTTAGCTTTAACATTAACTGCGTCTATGTTATCACCTTTAAATGTTTTAGCTGATAAAGAACACAGAATCGCAGGTCAATCAAGATTTGACACAGCTATTGAATTAGCTAAGTTAACAAAAAGTGATACAGCAGTGGTAATGAATTATCAAAAATTCCCAGACGCTATCACAGCAACAAAAGTAGCAAATGCTAATAGCCCAATCTACTTTACAGCAAAAGACAGAATGGATAGTAAAACTTTATATACTATTCTAAACAACCATAAAAAAGTTGTAATAGTTGGTGGTAAAAACGCAGTAAGCAAAACTGTTGAAAATCAATTATTAAGTCTTAACGTTGAAAGAGTTGAAGGAAACGATAGATACGAAACAAACGCAAAGGGTTTAACTAATACTGAAAAGTTAATCATCGTTAGTGGTGAACAATTTGCAGATGCTTTAGTAACATCTTCAATATCTAAGAAACTTTGCTCTGATGTAGCATTGACTCAAAAAGACAACGTGCCTAACGGTTTGAAAAACTACTTAAAGAACAACAAGAACTTAAAGGAAATCTTTATCGTAGGTGGTAAAGCTTCAGTTAGCCCAAAAGTTGAAAAAGAACTTAAAGCCTACACTAAAGCAAACATCAACAGAATCAGTGGTTATGATAGATATGAAACATCTGAAAGATTAGCTGACATAATCAAAAACTCTAAGTACACTATTGTAAATGGTGAACAATTTGCAGATAACTTATTAGCTTCCCCATTCTCTCAAAGAGAAAACAGAAGTATTATCTTGACAAAAAGAGCAAAACATTCAAAATATGTTATGAACGTATTTGAAAACAAAGATTATGTTGTAGTAGGTGGAAAAACTCAAGTAGAAATTCCAACGTTTGCTAAACCAGAAGAAAATAAACCTTCTGATGGAGATACAACTAAACCATCTGAACAAAAACCAGAGGAAAAACCAGTTGATCCTAAACCAGAAGACAAACCTGCTGATAAACCAGAAGACAAAAAACCAGAAGAAAAACCAACAGAGCCAGAAAAGCCTTCTGAAAAACCAGAAGAAAAACCAGTTGAAGATAAACTTTTAGACGTTGATAGTCCAGAATTATCAGCAAAAGAAAAAGAGTTAATCAAACTTGTAAATGATTACAGAGAACAACATGGTAAGAAAAGACTAAAAGTTAGTAAATCATTAATGAAAGTTGCTAGAACTCATGTCAACGACTTAAACATGAATTTCGATATGGCTAACCCTCCAGTTGACTCTAGGGGGATAAAAGGAAATATGCACTCATGGTCTGATAAGGGTAATTGGACTCCAGTAGTCTATACAAAAGACCATAAACATGATAAATTAACAAAAATTAAACCTAAAGAAATCGCTGGCTATGATCAAACAGGCTATGAAGTAGCTGTAAATGGTTTCTTAATTACACCTCAAAGAGCATTAGAAAAATGGAAAAACTCTCCAGGACATAATGACACAATTTTATCTCAAAACGGTTGGGATCCTACGCCAGAAGAAATTGACCGAAGTTTCACACCATTATCCAATATGGGTGTAGCTATTAACGGTGACTACGCTTGTATCTGGTTTACACGTGACGACTACGGAATAGTTGATCCTATGGGATACTTCGAGTTCAACTAG
- a CDS encoding DpnD/PcfM family protein produces the protein MKYNIEIVETLSKVVEIRAKSEQEAIEKTRNLYFAEEIVLTSEDFDNFVEFNLLDN, from the coding sequence ATGAAATATAACATAGAAATTGTGGAAACATTAAGTAAAGTTGTAGAGATTAGAGCAAAGTCTGAGCAAGAGGCTATTGAAAAGACAAGAAACTTGTATTTTGCTGAAGAAATAGTTTTGACCTCTGAAGATTTCGACAATTTTGTTGAATTTAATTTATTAGACAATTAA
- a CDS encoding DpnD/PcfM family protein — protein sequence MKYNVEIVETLRKVVEIEAKTEEEAIRKVEEMYFNEDIVLDSDDFDNLVEFNLQDD from the coding sequence ATGAAATATAACGTAGAAATTGTAGAAACATTAAGAAAGGTTGTAGAAATTGAAGCAAAAACTGAAGAAGAAGCGATAAGAAAAGTAGAAGAAATGTATTTCAACGAAGATATAGTGTTGGATTCCGATGATTTCGACAATTTGGTTGAGTTCAATTTGCAAGATGATTAA
- the cas6e gene encoding type I-E CRISPR-associated protein Cas6/Cse3/CasE — MYLSRVMLKDNQNYRNYVYTNLQYFHKWVEESFPNEFKENIRTRKLWRLDSFNNKNYLVMLSEQKPDIEMFERNGIKGTAKITNYDQFLDDISENKLYRFKIKYNPVSSVYVRNSKRGDNFICRNDEDKIKYLIDRSEKNGFEVLECTLIQSGYDKLVKDNQKAPVNKAVVEGVLAVKDVDKFKEILINGFGKRKAYGYGLMTILPIAERR, encoded by the coding sequence ATGTATCTTTCAAGAGTAATGCTTAAAGATAATCAAAATTACAGAAATTATGTGTATACTAATTTACAATATTTTCATAAATGGGTTGAAGAATCCTTCCCCAATGAATTTAAAGAAAACATAAGAACTAGAAAGTTGTGGAGATTGGATAGTTTTAATAACAAAAATTATCTAGTAATGCTATCAGAACAAAAACCGGATATCGAAATGTTTGAAAGAAACGGTATTAAAGGAACTGCTAAAATAACCAACTACGATCAATTTTTAGACGATATTAGTGAGAATAAACTATATCGATTTAAAATAAAATATAATCCCGTTAGTTCTGTATATGTTAGAAATTCAAAAAGAGGTGATAATTTTATCTGTAGAAATGATGAAGACAAGATAAAATATCTTATTGACAGAAGCGAAAAAAACGGTTTTGAAGTTTTGGAATGTACGCTAATTCAATCAGGTTATGATAAGTTAGTTAAAGATAATCAAAAAGCTCCTGTCAACAAAGCTGTAGTTGAGGGTGTTTTAGCTGTTAAAGATGTGGATAAATTTAAAGAAATTTTAATTAATGGTTTTGGCAAAAGAAAAGCTTATGGATATGGGCTTATGACAATTTTGCCAATAGCTGAAAGGAGATAA
- the cas5e gene encoding type I-E CRISPR-associated protein Cas5/CasD: MSVILLKFASPLQSWGGLANYEIRNTEYYPTKSAVIGLVAAAFGYKKTDTESIKRLNSLNFSVRIDQKGSLIRDFQIAMEYNPKYMPNDPNYFVKSNLIQKYYIQDAKFLIALSSDDETLMEDVYNALESPAYQLFLGRKSNPINADYLIGKFDGNELEIIKDYEWLASKWYKKSIKKDSVELSIFSDYIDTGSKEKLIRRDLTESFENTKRDFSSRFEYRYVTKVGE; encoded by the coding sequence GTGAGTGTTATTTTGTTAAAGTTTGCTAGTCCTCTTCAATCATGGGGAGGCTTAGCAAATTATGAGATAAGAAATACTGAATATTATCCAACAAAAAGTGCTGTTATTGGGCTAGTAGCAGCGGCTTTTGGCTATAAAAAAACCGATACAGAAAGCATCAAGAGGTTAAACTCTTTAAATTTCTCCGTTAGAATAGATCAAAAAGGTAGTTTGATTCGTGATTTTCAAATAGCTATGGAATACAACCCTAAATATATGCCTAATGACCCTAATTACTTTGTTAAGAGTAATTTAATACAAAAGTATTATATCCAGGATGCTAAGTTTCTTATAGCATTATCGAGTGATGATGAAACGTTAATGGAAGATGTATACAACGCTTTAGAAAGCCCTGCATACCAACTATTTCTAGGCAGAAAATCAAACCCGATAAATGCTGATTACTTAATAGGAAAATTTGACGGAAATGAGCTTGAGATAATCAAAGATTATGAATGGTTAGCCTCTAAATGGTATAAGAAAAGCATTAAAAAAGATAGTGTAGAGTTATCAATATTCAGTGATTATATAGATACTGGTAGTAAAGAAAAGCTAATAAGACGTGATTTAACAGAGTCTTTTGAGAATACAAAACGTGATTTTTCAAGTAGATTCGAATATAGATATGTAACAAAGGTGGGTGAGTAA
- the cas7e gene encoding type I-E CRISPR-associated protein Cas7/Cse4/CasC, giving the protein MKNKLYLDIHALQVLPPSNVNRDEFGNPKSALYGGVNRSRVSSQSWKRAIREYFYENSEIQNLGVRTLKLPDYIADKMLEIDSSIPREEAIKKAGKVLKSAGISTKLKDVDDEGEKTLVLESLFFISDKQALELAQAAVKGDVPKPDIIDSIKNNMSIDIALFGRMVASSKNLNVEASCQVAHAISTHEVNSEVDYFTAVDEYTKDPGAAMIGNSNFNASTLYRYSNIAIHDLFEQIHDKETLINSIKLFIKAFCLSMPSGKINSYANQTLPSFLSIDIRSDRPMNLVSAFEEPVVSNSGYTKKSIEKLSDEHKKLNKFYDKPLLSSFISFDDIECLNEFGNEADNLNNLAENVANFLKDNLGD; this is encoded by the coding sequence ATGAAGAATAAATTATATTTAGACATACACGCACTACAAGTACTACCACCATCAAATGTGAATAGAGATGAATTTGGAAACCCAAAATCAGCACTATACGGGGGAGTGAATAGATCAAGAGTTAGTTCTCAATCATGGAAAAGAGCTATCAGAGAATATTTTTATGAAAATAGCGAGATTCAGAACTTAGGAGTTAGAACATTGAAATTACCTGATTATATAGCTGATAAAATGCTAGAAATTGATAGCTCAATTCCTAGAGAAGAGGCTATTAAAAAGGCTGGAAAGGTATTAAAGTCAGCTGGAATTTCAACAAAACTCAAAGATGTTGATGATGAAGGAGAAAAGACTTTAGTCCTAGAATCTTTGTTTTTTATCTCGGATAAACAAGCTTTAGAATTAGCACAAGCAGCAGTAAAAGGTGATGTTCCAAAACCCGATATTATAGACAGTATTAAAAACAATATGTCTATAGATATAGCATTATTCGGTAGAATGGTTGCTTCTTCTAAAAACTTAAATGTAGAGGCAAGTTGTCAAGTAGCACATGCTATATCAACTCATGAGGTTAATTCTGAAGTAGACTATTTTACGGCAGTTGATGAATATACGAAAGATCCAGGAGCTGCAATGATTGGTAATTCTAATTTTAACGCCTCAACATTATACAGATATTCAAATATTGCAATTCACGACTTGTTTGAACAAATTCACGACAAAGAAACATTAATTAATTCTATTAAGCTTTTTATAAAGGCTTTCTGTTTATCAATGCCATCAGGAAAGATAAATTCTTATGCAAATCAAACTTTGCCTAGCTTTTTATCAATCGATATTCGTTCAGATAGACCAATGAACTTAGTTTCTGCTTTTGAAGAACCTGTAGTGTCTAATTCTGGATATACTAAAAAATCTATAGAAAAGCTTTCTGATGAACATAAAAAGCTTAATAAATTCTATGACAAGCCTTTATTAAGCTCTTTTATTTCTTTTGATGATATTGAGTGTTTAAATGAGTTTGGCAATGAAGCTGATAATTTAAACAACTTAGCCGAAAATGTAGCTAATTTTTTAAAAGATAATTTAGGTGATTAA
- a CDS encoding type I-E CRISPR-associated protein Cse1/CasA gives MSEFNLLDEKWIPVIDNDCNNLNVSILELFKNASKYISIAGDTEVQTISITRFLLSILQTVFSRFDENGEEYGYFGLNDMFKQKTEIDPNVIEDYVNDLNKAWINLLEMKSFPKIVEIYLNKYHDRFYLYDDEYPFYQVSSNIWEDFNVISMGKQNAKPSNIPFKKINGKFYESNSLRMFNVNDEKAKNKMSDSELARWIITYQNYSNTSDKAVFDGVSKKSYGWLYKITTMSLRGSNVFETLMLNLVLVHPVKEFVGNSQKPCWEESSNKIITKNIKGYVPDNLAELYNTYSRAIRISNNSLDVCKLSLIEPIKLESMAILRYKEKEDIYNTIKVRNSYSLWQILFLISKGLYETPVILENLLKYSENIDLKDIKIDMVTLIDDGNALSYVPKEEIFSSFNVNVLDLLNKDSDLYKTLEYCYTVVQNYNNFLYKIAQLNRYDDKSSKGYIEKKLEPLYFYVDRELSADIELEDFRKDFKMFALHQIKEFSARKDCLEMYANLVKYIDFKRKEEKENEE, from the coding sequence TTGAGTGAATTTAATTTATTAGATGAAAAATGGATTCCTGTAATTGACAATGATTGTAATAACTTAAATGTTTCAATTCTGGAGCTATTTAAAAATGCCTCTAAGTACATTAGTATAGCAGGTGATACTGAAGTTCAGACAATTTCAATAACAAGATTTTTGTTATCTATTCTTCAAACGGTATTCTCAAGATTTGATGAGAATGGGGAAGAGTATGGATATTTTGGACTAAATGATATGTTTAAGCAGAAAACTGAAATAGATCCAAATGTTATTGAAGATTATGTTAATGATTTGAATAAAGCGTGGATTAATTTATTGGAAATGAAATCTTTCCCAAAGATTGTAGAAATTTATTTAAATAAATATCACGATAGATTTTATTTATATGATGACGAGTATCCGTTTTATCAAGTAAGTAGTAATATATGGGAAGATTTTAATGTTATATCGATGGGTAAGCAAAATGCAAAACCATCTAATATCCCTTTTAAAAAGATAAACGGTAAATTTTATGAATCAAATTCTTTAAGAATGTTCAACGTTAACGATGAAAAGGCAAAGAATAAAATGTCAGATTCAGAACTTGCTAGATGGATTATAACATATCAAAACTATTCTAATACGTCAGATAAGGCTGTTTTTGACGGTGTAAGCAAAAAGTCATACGGTTGGCTATATAAGATTACTACAATGAGTTTAAGGGGCAGTAACGTGTTTGAAACACTAATGCTAAATCTTGTTTTAGTACACCCGGTTAAAGAGTTTGTAGGAAATTCTCAAAAACCTTGTTGGGAAGAATCGTCAAATAAGATTATTACTAAGAATATTAAAGGTTATGTTCCAGATAATTTAGCAGAATTGTATAATACTTATTCAAGAGCTATTAGAATATCAAACAATAGCTTAGATGTGTGTAAATTATCTTTAATAGAGCCTATTAAATTGGAAAGTATGGCTATTTTGAGATATAAGGAAAAAGAAGATATTTATAATACGATAAAGGTTAGAAATAGCTACAGTTTGTGGCAAATTTTATTCTTGATCAGTAAGGGGCTGTACGAAACACCCGTTATTCTTGAAAACTTATTAAAGTATTCTGAAAATATTGATTTAAAAGATATTAAAATAGACATGGTAACATTGATAGATGATGGAAACGCATTATCATATGTTCCAAAAGAGGAAATTTTCAGTAGTTTTAATGTAAATGTATTAGACCTTCTTAACAAGGATTCTGATTTATATAAAACTTTAGAATATTGTTATACTGTTGTTCAAAATTACAATAATTTCTTATATAAAATTGCACAATTAAATAGATATGACGATAAATCTTCTAAAGGTTACATTGAGAAAAAGTTAGAACCTCTATATTTCTATGTAGATAGAGAACTCTCAGCTGATATTGAATTAGAAGATTTTAGAAAAGATTTTAAAATGTTTGCATTACACCAAATAAAAGAATTTTCAGCTAGAAAAGATTGTTTAGAAATGTACGCAAACCTAGTAAAATACATTGATTTTAAAAGAAAAGAGGAAAAAGAAAATGAAGAATAA
- a CDS encoding class B sortase, with protein sequence MKKILLFISIITFLIPISIITNSELQSYRKKNNTKVVSESMNKTLNSNEKSSQDKIFELRKKLNNENVIGRIENKALNIDEIIVKSKDDTYWLNHDINNKKNKYGTIFLDRYNRSDFSDWNNNLFGHKMLDDKMFSNLTKLQNQKYTTNLQSSNKDIFTITSIQGIERYKIISIKRIKKLDRNFYKTQEDRDWLINLINTSDIVVNKPKEAIEKYVILSTCVNPSADDNLRQIVLLQKISE encoded by the coding sequence ATGAAAAAAATATTATTATTCATATCCATAATTACATTTCTAATCCCTATATCTATAATCACAAACTCTGAACTTCAAAGCTATCGTAAAAAAAACAATACAAAAGTTGTATCAGAATCTATGAATAAAACACTTAATTCAAATGAGAAATCATCACAAGATAAAATATTCGAATTAAGAAAAAAACTAAACAACGAAAATGTCATCGGAAGAATCGAAAATAAGGCTTTAAATATAGACGAAATCATCGTAAAATCTAAAGATGACACTTACTGGCTTAACCACGATATTAATAACAAAAAGAACAAATATGGAACCATATTTCTAGACCGTTACAATCGCAGTGATTTTAGTGATTGGAACAACAATCTGTTCGGTCATAAAATGCTAGATGATAAGATGTTTTCAAATCTTACTAAGCTACAAAACCAAAAATACACTACTAATCTACAATCTAGTAATAAAGATATATTTACAATAACATCGATACAAGGTATTGAACGTTATAAAATAATTTCTATTAAGCGTATTAAAAAGCTTGATAGAAACTTTTATAAAACGCAAGAAGATCGTGACTGGTTAATTAATTTGATAAATACATCAGATATAGTAGTCAATAAACCAAAAGAGGCTATCGAAAAATACGTCATTTTATCGACCTGCGTTAATCCTAGTGCTGATGATAATTTAAGGCAAATTGTTCTTTTGCAAAAAATATCAGAATAA
- a CDS encoding DUF2815 family protein — translation MTEVSQDLRMFLATLNNRVKKIEGMFNQDSENDCKTLHLMRDKKAIAISSAVRIKDVVLLYPNLNISNYNPDVDEGLSTLVLIPNDKDIVNEINKAYLNAFDYGIKKGIYPKNTTMDMIKKKTNESLFIDVNSFVANQKDDNKEFCQSLAQNKLMIRNVKVGNDETGKLSVVLRDKEGKLLDPNERISSGDTGEIVIKFYPYSHKGKVGISRYIQGFIRTSECISQKSIYI, via the coding sequence ATGACAGAAGTAAGCCAAGATTTAAGAATGTTTTTAGCAACTCTGAATAACAGAGTTAAAAAGATTGAAGGAATGTTTAATCAAGATAGTGAAAATGATTGTAAAACATTACACTTAATGCGAGATAAAAAGGCGATAGCGATATCTTCAGCTGTTAGAATTAAAGATGTAGTTTTGTTATATCCAAACTTGAATATATCAAATTATAATCCAGATGTAGATGAAGGCTTATCAACATTAGTGTTAATTCCTAATGATAAAGATATTGTTAACGAAATAAATAAAGCATATCTAAATGCTTTTGACTACGGTATTAAAAAGGGGATATATCCAAAGAATACAACAATGGATATGATAAAGAAAAAGACCAATGAATCCTTATTTATAGACGTTAATTCTTTTGTTGCTAATCAAAAAGATGATAACAAAGAGTTTTGTCAATCTTTAGCACAAAATAAACTAATGATAAGAAATGTTAAAGTAGGTAATGACGAAACAGGAAAACTTTCAGTTGTACTAAGAGATAAAGAGGGTAAGCTACTAGATCCAAACGAAAGAATTTCTTCTGGAGATACGGGTGAGATAGTAATTAAGTTTTATCCATACTCACATAAAGGTAAGGTTGGAATAAGTCGTTATATTCAAGGTTTTATTAGAACCAGTGAATGTATATCGCAAAAATCAATTTATATTTAA
- a CDS encoding single-stranded DNA-binding protein codes for MNNVVLMGRLTKDVELRYNQSQMAIGRFTVAVNRRLTKEKRQEAEANNQPTADFISCVIFGKQAEVLAQYVSKGMRVLINGRIQTGSYDNKEGQKVYTTEVIVEQFEFIDSNNQHNEGGKQQNSPDDFGMGNAVVNNDSEMPF; via the coding sequence ATGAATAATGTAGTTTTAATGGGAAGATTAACAAAAGATGTAGAACTTAGATACAACCAATCGCAAATGGCGATCGGTAGATTTACGGTTGCTGTTAATAGGAGATTAACTAAAGAAAAAAGACAAGAGGCAGAGGCGAACAATCAACCTACAGCTGATTTTATTAGTTGTGTTATTTTCGGAAAACAAGCGGAGGTATTGGCACAATATGTATCTAAAGGTATGAGAGTTTTGATTAACGGAAGAATCCAAACAGGTTCATACGACAACAAAGAAGGTCAAAAGGTTTATACAACTGAAGTTATTGTTGAACAATTTGAATTTATTGATAGCAATAACCAACATAACGAGGGTGGTAAACAACAAAATAGCCCAGACGATTTTGGAATGGGTAATGCGGTCGTAAATAACGATAGTGAAATGCCTTTTTAG
- a CDS encoding DUF2786 domain-containing protein, with the protein MNNDIKDKIKKLLSLSQSQNENEAKLALLKAQELMLRYDISAEEINENHKSIVIELKTKYYFTNYKNTYLAQGIEMISDLYLCKVCVCRYGKSSKKYIKIIGRDTDCNILEKVIGFIKSNVDQWAKEIKTQLNINNKTLNALKNDYGIGFCEGLLELLEKQKETIQQEQGLVLSVPKEAIDYISKLNKNCNIRNANFANNNKVIELGYISGYTAEIQNKI; encoded by the coding sequence GTGAATAATGATATAAAAGATAAAATAAAAAAGCTGCTATCGTTATCTCAAAGTCAAAACGAGAATGAAGCAAAACTTGCATTGTTAAAAGCACAAGAGTTAATGCTTCGATATGATATATCAGCTGAAGAAATAAACGAAAATCACAAGTCTATAGTGATAGAATTAAAAACCAAATACTACTTCACAAATTATAAAAATACTTATCTAGCACAAGGAATTGAAATGATTTCAGACTTATACCTATGTAAAGTTTGTGTTTGTCGCTATGGAAAAAGTTCAAAAAAATATATAAAAATCATTGGAAGAGATACAGATTGTAACATACTGGAAAAAGTAATTGGGTTTATAAAATCTAATGTAGATCAATGGGCAAAGGAAATTAAAACTCAATTAAACATAAATAATAAAACATTAAATGCGTTAAAGAACGATTATGGCATTGGATTTTGCGAAGGTTTGCTAGAATTATTAGAAAAGCAAAAAGAAACAATACAGCAAGAACAAGGATTGGTGTTATCTGTTCCTAAAGAGGCTATCGATTATATATCTAAATTAAACAAAAATTGTAATATAAGAAATGCTAATTTTGCTAACAATAATAAAGTGATAGAACTTGGGTATATTAGTGGATATACTGCCGAAATTCAAAATAAAATATAG
- a CDS encoding DNA cytosine methyltransferase: MDLISLFSGAGGLDLGFIKAGFNVLVANEYDKRIWETYEKNYETRLIKDDITNVRSNELPDCDGLIGGPPCQSWSEAGSLKGIEDPRGQLFYEYIRILRDKSPKFFLAENVKGMMAKRHNKAVQSIISQFNKAGYDVFIHLLNASDYGVAQDRKRIFYVGFRKDLNICFDNPPKKFNYKPTLKDAIYDLKDTAIPSLNRNKTNGDNCKVTNHEYFTGSYSPIFMSRNRVRSWNEPAFTIQASGRQCQLHPQAPKMLKISKDKHIFVPGKEKLYRRLTVRECARIQGFPDDFIFYYKDVNDGYKMIGNAVPINLAFVIAMNIKSHIMSVYC; this comes from the coding sequence ATGGATCTTATAAGTTTATTTTCTGGTGCTGGTGGATTAGATTTAGGCTTTATTAAAGCGGGATTTAATGTTTTAGTGGCTAATGAATATGACAAAAGAATATGGGAAACCTATGAAAAGAATTATGAAACAAGGCTGATTAAAGATGATATAACTAATGTGAGGTCTAATGAACTTCCAGATTGTGACGGTTTAATAGGCGGCCCTCCTTGTCAGTCTTGGAGTGAAGCCGGTTCTCTAAAAGGGATAGAGGATCCAAGAGGGCAGTTGTTTTATGAATATATAAGGATTTTACGAGATAAAAGTCCTAAATTTTTTCTTGCGGAAAATGTAAAAGGAATGATGGCAAAAAGACATAATAAAGCTGTTCAAAGTATAATTTCACAATTTAACAAAGCTGGATATGATGTTTTTATACACTTATTAAACGCTTCTGATTATGGTGTTGCTCAAGATAGAAAAAGAATTTTTTATGTTGGCTTCAGAAAAGATTTAAACATATGTTTTGATAATCCTCCAAAAAAATTCAATTATAAGCCTACCCTGAAAGATGCTATATATGATTTGAAAGATACAGCAATACCTTCTTTGAATAGAAACAAGACTAATGGTGATAATTGTAAGGTTACAAATCACGAATACTTTACTGGTTCTTATTCCCCTATATTTATGAGTAGAAATCGTGTTAGGTCGTGGAATGAGCCGGCCTTTACAATTCAAGCTTCTGGAAGACAATGTCAATTGCACCCACAAGCCCCTAAAATGCTTAAAATTAGTAAGGATAAACATATATTTGTACCAGGTAAGGAAAAACTGTATAGAAGATTGACAGTAAGAGAATGTGCTAGAATTCAGGGATTTCCCGATGATTTTATTTTCTACTATAAAGATGTGAATGATGGATATAAGATGATAGGAAATGCAGTTCCAATCAATTTAGCATTTGTAATCGCAATGAATATAAAAAGTCATATAATGTCAGTATATTGTTAG